Proteins from one Amycolatopsis endophytica genomic window:
- a CDS encoding styrene monooxygenase/indole monooxygenase family protein: MPDIGIIGAGIAGLQLGLLLRRHDVPVTIYTDKTAAQLAGGRLLNSVAHHAPTLTRERALGIDFWPVEEYGYSCHHHYLGGPEPMSWRGDFDEWSSAIDYRLYLPKLIETFEERGGRLEVRTLQAEDIEPISGRHDLLVVAAGRGAFAALFPRRPELSPYDRPQRVLSVGLYHGIAYPEPKGVTISVSPGHGELLEIPMYSGHGFTTALLFENVPGGDLEVLGRQRYDDDPKSYERLVLDKLAKHHPQTFARVDPASFALTGPLDLLQGALTPTVRQDYAKLPDGKFALAIGDVHTVVDPVVGQGANSASHSAWVTGQAILADYGFDELFCQDVAARRADVVLGAANWTNLMIGPPPEHLLRLFGAMYENKAVADEFTNNFDYPDRQWRILATTERTNEFLARRAS, encoded by the coding sequence ATGCCGGACATCGGGATCATCGGCGCCGGGATCGCCGGCCTGCAGCTGGGCCTGTTGCTGCGGCGGCACGACGTCCCGGTCACCATCTACACCGACAAGACCGCTGCCCAGCTCGCCGGCGGGCGCCTGCTCAACAGTGTCGCCCACCACGCGCCCACGCTGACGCGCGAGCGTGCACTGGGCATCGACTTCTGGCCGGTCGAGGAGTACGGCTACTCCTGCCACCACCACTACCTCGGCGGCCCGGAACCGATGTCGTGGCGCGGCGACTTCGACGAGTGGTCCAGCGCGATCGACTACCGGCTCTACCTGCCCAAGCTCATCGAGACGTTCGAGGAGCGCGGCGGGCGCCTGGAGGTGCGGACGCTGCAGGCCGAGGACATCGAGCCGATCTCCGGCAGGCACGACCTGCTCGTCGTGGCGGCCGGGCGTGGCGCGTTCGCGGCGTTGTTCCCGCGCCGCCCCGAGCTGAGCCCGTATGACCGGCCGCAGCGCGTCCTGTCCGTCGGCCTCTACCACGGCATCGCCTACCCCGAACCCAAGGGCGTCACGATCAGCGTCTCGCCGGGGCACGGTGAGCTGCTGGAGATCCCGATGTACAGCGGGCACGGTTTCACCACCGCGCTGCTGTTCGAGAACGTGCCGGGCGGTGACCTGGAGGTCCTCGGCCGTCAGCGCTACGACGACGATCCGAAGTCCTACGAACGGCTGGTCCTGGACAAGCTCGCCAAGCACCACCCGCAGACCTTCGCGCGTGTCGACCCGGCGAGCTTCGCGCTGACCGGCCCGCTCGACCTGTTGCAGGGCGCGCTGACCCCGACGGTGCGACAGGACTACGCGAAGCTGCCCGACGGGAAGTTCGCGCTGGCCATCGGCGACGTGCACACGGTGGTCGACCCGGTCGTCGGGCAGGGCGCGAACTCGGCGTCGCATTCGGCGTGGGTCACCGGGCAGGCGATCCTGGCGGACTACGGGTTCGACGAGCTGTTCTGCCAGGACGTCGCGGCCCGCCGCGCGGACGTCGTGCTCGGCGCGGCCAACTGGACCAACCTGATGATCGGCCCGCCGCCGGAGCATCTGCTTCGACTGTTCGGCGCGATGTACGAGAACAAGGCGGTGGCGGACGAGTTCACCAACAACTTCGACTACCCGGACCGGCAGTGGCGCATCCTGGCCACCACCGAACGCACCAACGAGTTCCTCGCCCGCCGGGCGTCCTGA
- a CDS encoding AraC-like ligand-binding domain-containing protein, which produces MVRSATRVLSTRSVSGGESVDYWRHVISDAFVPLDAVAPEPEFRGEVRIDRLGSTLVSQVDAGPHRVRRTKAMIGASERGYYKLGLQVRGSCLLVQDGREAVLGPGDFAIYDTDRPYTLAFGQPTSMAVFMFPRERLRLAAGGARQILGQRIAADDEPGALLSPLFRRLVHRLGRDTSPMPLADAVLDLLSALLAEQVEVPSGDAGHDSLVLRAQSYIDAHLSDPDLCPDAVAAAVHISTRYLQKLFAEQGSGVAGWIRARRLEQCRRDLASPDPARSVGAVGAAWGLPDAAHFSRAFKAAYGMSPREFRRHAFAHRQEAFA; this is translated from the coding sequence GTGGTCCGATCGGCAACGCGGGTCCTGAGCACGCGCTCGGTGTCCGGCGGGGAGAGTGTCGACTACTGGCGGCACGTCATCTCCGACGCGTTCGTGCCGCTGGACGCGGTCGCGCCGGAACCGGAGTTCCGCGGCGAGGTGCGCATCGACCGTCTCGGCTCGACGCTGGTGTCCCAAGTGGACGCCGGACCGCACCGGGTGCGGCGCACGAAGGCGATGATCGGCGCGAGCGAGCGCGGGTACTACAAGCTGGGCCTTCAGGTGCGGGGCAGTTGCCTGCTGGTGCAGGACGGCCGCGAAGCAGTGCTCGGTCCCGGCGACTTCGCGATCTACGACACCGACCGGCCCTACACGCTGGCGTTCGGGCAGCCGACGTCGATGGCGGTGTTCATGTTCCCGCGCGAACGACTGCGGCTGGCGGCGGGCGGAGCGCGGCAGATCCTGGGACAGCGCATCGCGGCCGACGACGAACCGGGTGCGCTGCTGTCCCCGCTGTTCCGGCGCCTGGTGCACCGCCTCGGCCGGGACACCTCGCCGATGCCACTGGCGGACGCCGTGCTGGACCTGCTGTCCGCACTGCTGGCGGAACAGGTGGAGGTTCCCTCCGGCGACGCGGGCCACGATTCGCTCGTGCTGCGTGCCCAGTCCTACATCGACGCGCACCTGTCCGATCCGGACCTCTGCCCGGACGCGGTCGCCGCCGCGGTCCACATCTCGACCCGGTACCTGCAGAAGCTGTTCGCGGAGCAGGGATCGGGCGTCGCCGGGTGGATCCGCGCCCGGCGGCTCGAACAGTGCCGCCGTGACCTCGCCTCGCCGGATCCGGCCCGGTCGGTCGGCGCGGTGGGCGCTGCCTGGGGCCTGCCGGACGCGGCGCATTTCAGCCGCGCGTTCAAGGCCGCCTACGGCATGAGCCCCCGCGAGTTCCGCCGCCACGCGTTCGCGCATCGTCAAGAAGCGTTCGCCTGA
- a CDS encoding DUF4365 domain-containing protein, translating into MPDARGPSRAAVNALRTLLERHDHIVQEVDGQNDFGEDQHLTFTEDGQVTGDVVKIQVKGGRSWRRADGYFVPVGEHGRTWADGNVPVVCVVHDPDTGSLHWANATQQLLAARRNGEVLKTITIRSDQKLGDDSIADFVAEVRHYLSRYRGNRIIQAQLGEMAGVEFGASNIVQHHVNAHGEDLIFWQRRGEEFATLLHSDLDWQPEHIGPEHFHPHGRPDLLSSAPVVANTMLSRAEAQWLAACFDAARWAREPVADDPPLRTNIGARDNYVARRVEHHLWVESDSLTRSIQQLRTETATDHDLAAISTELESDAEACAEALSKPWREMSAKARRLVTFYLVKEVRAGSPALPIDKQFRIVWRCPRPTGEYGFDARIGRPSTQMSSHRESVLAFGLEPGDRIYWLSRYGNERGREVSAVWDSEDTPGAVCVLFDQLTLGDTFWPGESFVRKVSTKPR; encoded by the coding sequence GTGCCTGACGCTCGCGGACCCAGCCGCGCGGCGGTCAATGCGCTGCGGACGCTTCTGGAGCGACACGACCACATTGTCCAGGAAGTGGACGGCCAGAACGATTTCGGCGAGGACCAGCACCTCACGTTCACCGAGGACGGCCAGGTCACCGGCGACGTGGTCAAAATCCAGGTCAAGGGTGGGCGTTCGTGGCGCAGAGCCGACGGATATTTCGTGCCGGTCGGTGAACACGGCCGAACCTGGGCCGATGGCAACGTTCCCGTGGTCTGCGTCGTGCACGATCCGGACACCGGAAGTCTCCACTGGGCCAATGCCACCCAGCAACTGCTGGCGGCGCGGCGCAACGGCGAGGTGCTCAAGACGATCACCATCCGTTCCGACCAGAAGTTGGGCGACGATTCCATTGCGGACTTCGTCGCCGAGGTCAGGCACTACCTGAGCCGCTATCGAGGCAATCGGATAATCCAGGCTCAGTTGGGCGAGATGGCGGGCGTCGAGTTCGGTGCATCGAACATCGTGCAGCACCATGTGAACGCGCACGGCGAGGACCTGATTTTCTGGCAGCGCCGGGGTGAGGAATTCGCGACCCTGCTCCACAGCGACCTCGACTGGCAGCCGGAGCACATCGGCCCTGAGCATTTCCATCCCCACGGTCGACCAGATCTGCTTTCCAGCGCGCCCGTAGTGGCGAACACGATGTTGAGCAGGGCTGAGGCGCAGTGGCTGGCGGCCTGCTTCGACGCGGCGCGGTGGGCTCGCGAACCCGTCGCCGACGATCCGCCGCTTCGCACCAATATCGGCGCACGCGACAATTACGTGGCCAGACGAGTTGAACATCATCTTTGGGTCGAATCCGATTCGCTGACCCGGTCGATCCAGCAGCTCCGCACCGAAACCGCAACTGACCACGATCTGGCTGCCATTTCCACGGAGCTGGAGTCGGATGCGGAGGCATGCGCCGAAGCGCTCTCGAAACCGTGGCGCGAGATGTCGGCCAAGGCGCGCCGGCTCGTCACGTTCTACCTGGTGAAAGAAGTGCGCGCGGGTTCACCTGCACTGCCGATCGACAAGCAGTTCCGGATAGTCTGGCGATGCCCCCGGCCGACCGGGGAATACGGTTTCGACGCGCGGATCGGGCGACCGAGTACTCAGATGTCGTCGCACCGGGAGAGCGTACTGGCTTTCGGGCTCGAGCCGGGTGACCGGATCTACTGGCTGAGCCGGTACGGGAACGAACGCGGCCGGGAGGTGTCGGCCGTCTGGGATTCCGAGGACACACCCGGCGCCGTCTGCGTGCTATTTGATCAGCTGACGCTGGGTGACACCTTCTGGCCGGGGGAGTCGTTCGTCCGGAAAGTGTCGACCAAACCGCGGTGA
- a CDS encoding MBL fold metallo-hydrolase has protein sequence MNVAEDYTGHVEPGGDAARRVLRALTITKLSVGPMDNNAYLLVCRAQNEALLIDAAADPERISDLIGHGPDRPALRTVVTTHQHGDHWQALGAVAGANGSNTAAHPLDAEVLPVPPDFLVEHGDTITVGDCSLEVIHLRGHTPGSIALLYRDPDGSTHLFTGDSLFPGGVGKTGSPEDFESLLNDVTSRIFDVLPDETWFYPGHGDDSTLGAERPKLAEWRERGW, from the coding sequence GTGAACGTCGCAGAGGACTACACCGGCCACGTCGAGCCGGGCGGGGACGCGGCCCGCAGGGTGTTGCGGGCGCTGACCATCACCAAGCTGTCGGTCGGCCCCATGGACAACAACGCCTACCTGCTGGTTTGCCGCGCGCAGAACGAGGCGCTGCTGATCGACGCCGCGGCCGACCCGGAGCGCATCTCGGATCTGATCGGCCACGGTCCGGACCGGCCCGCGCTGCGCACCGTCGTGACCACCCACCAGCACGGCGACCACTGGCAGGCCCTGGGCGCGGTCGCCGGCGCGAACGGATCGAACACCGCGGCTCACCCGTTGGATGCCGAAGTGCTGCCGGTACCGCCCGATTTCCTGGTCGAACACGGCGACACGATCACGGTTGGTGACTGCAGTCTTGAGGTGATTCACCTGAGGGGGCACACTCCAGGCTCGATCGCGTTGTTGTACCGCGACCCGGACGGCTCGACGCACCTCTTCACGGGTGACTCACTCTTCCCCGGCGGCGTGGGCAAGACCGGCTCGCCGGAGGACTTCGAGTCGTTGCTGAACGACGTGACGTCGCGGATCTTCGATGTGCTGCCGGACGAGACGTGGTTCTACCCCGGCCACGGCGACGACTCGACGCTGGGCGCGGAGCGGCCCAAGCTGGCGGAGTGGCGCGAGCGCGGCTGGTGA
- a CDS encoding flavin reductase family protein, whose product MTTTMATDARRFRTAMGRFATGVTVITTRTADGVHGMTANGFLSVSLEPPLILVSLGACAMARYLEAGDRYAVTVLSADQEAVSRHFGGRPCFDVRFESPGAFDFVPGGLARIGCRIVDRVPAGDHTLFLGEVEHLDYRDGAPLLFYTGSYRTLHAGLTEDVFFY is encoded by the coding sequence GTGACCACCACGATGGCGACCGACGCGCGCCGTTTCCGGACGGCGATGGGCCGGTTCGCCACCGGCGTCACGGTCATCACCACACGCACCGCGGACGGCGTGCACGGCATGACGGCCAACGGTTTCCTGTCCGTGTCGCTGGAGCCGCCGTTGATCCTGGTGTCGCTGGGGGCCTGCGCGATGGCCCGGTACCTGGAGGCGGGCGACCGGTACGCGGTGACGGTGCTGTCGGCCGACCAGGAGGCGGTATCCCGCCACTTCGGCGGCCGCCCTTGTTTCGACGTGCGTTTCGAGTCCCCGGGCGCCTTCGACTTCGTCCCCGGCGGCCTGGCCCGGATCGGCTGCCGGATCGTGGACCGCGTTCCCGCCGGGGACCACACGCTGTTCCTGGGGGAAGTCGAGCACCTGGACTACCGGGACGGCGCGCCGCTGCTCTTCTACACGGGCTCGTACCGGACCCTGCACGCCGGGCTGACGGAAGACGTGTTCTTCTACTGA
- a CDS encoding styrene monooxygenase/indole monooxygenase family protein: MTTVGIVGAGIAGLHLGLALRAADVDLTLYADRPPEDLAAAPLLNTVAHHHPLLERERALGVHHWPAAQFGYGAHHHWIGGARFAGRFTHPSCAVDHRLYLPRLAGDLEARGGRIEVRDVGPRDLGALAGRHDLLVIATGRGALSGLFPRRPEHSPHDAPRRLLCAGLYAGIAPAEPAAVTIGVAPGQGELLEIPMMSRHGPVTALLFENVPGGDLAVLNELSPAQDPALFRKTVLDKLREHHPATAERVLDDFALTHPSDLLQGAVTPAVREDFLPLGEDRFALALGDAHVVVDPVMGQGANIASYSAGVVAAGIAADTVYDELFCRRVARSREEVLLGASAWTNLMLDPPPWLDELWRGLAADPRRADTFTDGFDHPDRQWRLLATRRRVRAFLSG; encoded by the coding sequence GTGACCACGGTCGGCATCGTCGGGGCGGGTATCGCCGGGCTGCACCTGGGCTTGGCGCTGCGGGCCGCCGACGTGGACCTCACGCTGTACGCCGACCGGCCGCCGGAGGATCTCGCCGCTGCGCCGCTGCTCAACACCGTCGCGCACCACCACCCGCTGCTGGAGCGCGAGCGCGCGCTGGGCGTGCACCACTGGCCCGCGGCGCAGTTCGGCTACGGGGCCCACCATCACTGGATCGGGGGAGCGCGCTTCGCCGGCCGGTTCACCCACCCCTCCTGCGCGGTCGACCACCGCCTGTACCTGCCGCGGCTGGCCGGCGACCTGGAGGCGCGTGGCGGGCGGATCGAGGTCCGCGACGTCGGCCCGCGTGATCTCGGAGCGCTCGCCGGGCGGCACGACCTGCTCGTGATCGCCACCGGCCGGGGTGCGTTGAGCGGGTTGTTCCCGCGGCGCCCCGAGCACAGCCCGCACGACGCTCCGCGGCGGCTGCTGTGCGCGGGGCTCTACGCCGGCATTGCTCCGGCCGAGCCCGCGGCCGTCACTATCGGCGTCGCGCCCGGCCAGGGGGAGCTGCTGGAGATCCCGATGATGTCGCGGCACGGCCCGGTCACGGCGCTGCTGTTCGAGAACGTGCCGGGCGGTGATCTGGCGGTGCTGAACGAGCTGTCCCCGGCGCAGGACCCGGCGTTGTTCCGCAAGACGGTGCTGGACAAGCTGCGCGAGCACCACCCCGCCACCGCCGAGCGGGTGCTCGACGACTTTGCTCTGACCCATCCGAGTGATCTGCTGCAGGGCGCCGTTACTCCTGCCGTGCGCGAGGACTTCCTGCCGCTGGGGGAAGACCGGTTCGCACTCGCGCTGGGCGACGCGCACGTCGTGGTCGATCCGGTGATGGGCCAGGGCGCCAACATCGCCTCCTACAGCGCCGGAGTGGTGGCCGCCGGGATAGCCGCCGACACGGTGTACGACGAGCTGTTCTGCCGTCGGGTCGCGCGGTCCCGCGAGGAGGTGCTGCTCGGGGCGTCGGCGTGGACGAACCTGATGCTCGACCCGCCGCCGTGGCTGGACGAGCTGTGGCGGGGACTGGCGGCCGACCCGCGCCGGGCCGACACGTTCACCGACGGTTTCGACCACCCGGACCGGCAGTGGCGGCTGCTCGCGACGCGGCGACGCGTGCGGGCGTTCCTGAGCGGGTGA
- a CDS encoding EthD family reductase yields MYRLTVLYPPPADPEHFKQYYVNTHLPLAARLPGLRAWRYSFDVSAMAGESPYFAIFEAEFDSAEAMAAAMSSDQGRAVAADVPNYATGGAQILHHAPVEGS; encoded by the coding sequence GTGTACCGCCTGACCGTCCTGTACCCGCCGCCCGCCGACCCCGAGCACTTCAAGCAGTACTACGTGAACACGCATCTGCCGCTGGCCGCGCGGCTGCCGGGCCTGCGTGCGTGGCGGTACAGCTTCGACGTGTCGGCGATGGCGGGGGAGAGCCCGTACTTCGCGATCTTCGAAGCCGAATTCGATTCGGCGGAGGCCATGGCGGCGGCGATGTCGTCGGATCAGGGCCGGGCCGTCGCCGCGGACGTGCCGAACTACGCCACGGGCGGGGCGCAGATCCTGCACCACGCTCCCGTCGAGGGCTCGTGA
- a CDS encoding acyltransferase family protein gives MPSFLPENPRHRPGSRRISWDAVRVLAVVSVMLGHITHQGPLAHTELDDYPVKVTAQFGAAILMVVSAFFVCQTVRRGAPGRWMWKKTARLVPPYLVAVLLTYFVMRLADAAFNGQGFGGHWWDKLFGPTTDGVAWASSWYVPVGHDLLVNLLMIQGWHQGFIWLDGSYWTLPVQMMVFAGAALLWSRTRWFHSPRAARHAKLLAWGMTLLPLVVRFWMFGPDNPSPWAFALVFGFGLHRLHAFAAGIAVWLWSRGRMSTAHLVPLLAAVVVAQDLHLYPHHVALPTDPSRLPSDIGFVLVLVLVCAAAKGPDWTFLRPVAPFLGWLAGISYGVYLLHQELGYILAKALQLAGLPAWARLPLVLGAAIGAGWLLTKLVERPAHRWLTGPRGATAPVPRTAPDTLVTGEPSGPAPVSVGGSS, from the coding sequence GTGCCGAGTTTCCTCCCCGAGAACCCCCGCCACCGGCCCGGCTCCCGGCGCATCAGCTGGGACGCCGTGCGTGTCCTCGCCGTGGTGTCCGTGATGCTCGGCCACATCACCCACCAGGGGCCGCTGGCCCACACCGAACTGGACGACTACCCGGTCAAGGTCACCGCCCAGTTCGGCGCCGCGATCCTGATGGTCGTCTCGGCCTTCTTCGTGTGCCAGACGGTGCGCCGCGGCGCGCCCGGCCGCTGGATGTGGAAGAAGACCGCCCGGCTGGTGCCGCCGTACCTGGTCGCCGTGCTGCTCACCTACTTCGTCATGCGCCTCGCGGACGCCGCGTTCAACGGCCAGGGGTTCGGCGGCCACTGGTGGGACAAGCTGTTCGGCCCGACCACCGACGGCGTCGCGTGGGCGTCGTCCTGGTACGTGCCGGTCGGCCACGACCTGCTGGTCAACCTGCTCATGATCCAGGGCTGGCACCAGGGTTTCATCTGGCTCGACGGCTCCTACTGGACGCTGCCGGTGCAGATGATGGTGTTCGCCGGCGCGGCGCTGCTGTGGTCGCGCACCCGCTGGTTCCACTCGCCGCGCGCGGCCCGGCACGCGAAGCTGCTGGCCTGGGGGATGACGCTGCTCCCGCTGGTCGTGCGGTTCTGGATGTTCGGGCCGGACAACCCGTCGCCGTGGGCGTTCGCGCTCGTGTTCGGCTTCGGCCTGCACCGGCTGCACGCGTTCGCCGCGGGCATCGCGGTCTGGCTGTGGTCGCGGGGCCGCATGTCCACCGCGCACCTCGTCCCCCTGCTCGCCGCGGTCGTGGTGGCGCAGGACCTGCACCTCTACCCGCACCACGTGGCGCTGCCCACCGACCCGTCCCGCCTGCCCTCCGACATCGGGTTCGTGCTGGTGCTGGTGCTGGTGTGCGCGGCCGCGAAGGGCCCGGACTGGACGTTCCTGCGTCCCGTCGCCCCGTTCCTCGGCTGGCTCGCCGGAATTTCCTACGGCGTCTACCTGTTGCACCAGGAACTGGGCTACATCCTGGCCAAGGCGCTGCAGCTCGCGGGGCTGCCCGCCTGGGCACGCCTGCCGCTCGTGCTGGGGGCGGCGATCGGCGCCGGATGGCTGCTCACCAAACTCGTCGAACGGCCGGCCCACCGCTGGCTCACCGGGCCACGCGGCGCCACCGCGCCGGTGCCCCGGACAGCTCCGGACACCCTCGTCACGGGGGAGCCGAGCGGTCCGGCTCCGGTTTCTGTCGGTGGGTCGTCCTAG
- the uvrA gene encoding excinuclease ABC subunit UvrA, translating into MADRLVVRGAREHNLRGVDLDLPRDSLIVFTGLSGSGKSSLAFDTIFAEGQRRYVESLSAYARQFLGQMDKPDVDFIEGLSPAVSIDQKSTSRNPRSTVGTITEVYDYLRLLYARAGKPHCPQCGEPISKQTPQQIVDQVLDMEQGTRFQVLAPVVRGRKGEYVDLFSNLQQQGYSRARIDGQVYSLTEPPKLKKQEKHHIGVVVDRLTVKTSAKQRLTDSVETALRLADGLVELEFVDLPEGDAHRVRGFSENLACPNGHPLAIEDLEPRSFSFNSPYGACPECTGIGIRKEVDPELVVPDDELSLEDGAIAPWSGGQSAEYFQRLLESLSETIGFRMDTPWRRLTAKAQKAVLHGVDDQVHVRYRNRYGRQRSYYASFEGVIPFLERRLDQTESEYMRERYEGYMREVPCPACQGSRLKPEILAVTLEHGERGDRSIAEVCALSIEEASEFLDGLKLGQREAMIAGAVLKEIQARLRFLLDVGLNYLSLDRASATLSGGEAQRIRLATQIGSGLVGVLYVLDEPSIGLHQRDNRRLIDTLTRLRDLGNTLIVVEHDEDTIRSSDWVVDIGPGAGEHGGHIVHSGPFTKLLKNRKSLTGAYLAGREEIPVPSIRRPSNKKRQLTVVGAREHNLRGVDVSFPLGCLVSVTGVSGSGKSTLVNDILATVLANKLNGARQVPGRHTRVRGLDQVDKLVRVDQSPIGRTPRSNPATYTGVWDHVRKLFAATTEAKVRGYQPGRFSFNVKGGRCEACAGDGTIKIEMNFLPDVYVPCEVCKGARYNRETLEVHYKGKTVSDVLDMPIEEAAEFFEPIKAIHRHLQTLVDVGLGYVRLGQPAPTLSGGEAQRVKLASELQKRSTGKTVYVLDEPTTGLHFEDIRKLLGVINGLVDKGNSVIVIEHNLDVIKTSDWVIDLGPEGGSGGGTIVAEGTPEHVASVGESYTGKFLQDLLN; encoded by the coding sequence GTGGCTGATCGCCTCGTTGTTCGCGGTGCGCGCGAGCACAACCTCCGCGGCGTCGACCTCGACCTGCCCCGGGACAGCCTGATCGTGTTCACCGGCCTGTCCGGATCGGGCAAGTCGAGCCTGGCCTTCGACACGATCTTCGCCGAGGGCCAGCGACGGTACGTGGAGTCGCTGTCGGCGTACGCCCGGCAGTTCCTGGGGCAGATGGACAAACCGGACGTCGACTTCATCGAGGGGCTCTCGCCCGCGGTGTCGATCGACCAGAAGTCCACCTCGCGCAACCCGCGGTCCACCGTGGGCACCATCACCGAGGTCTACGACTACCTCCGGCTGCTCTACGCGCGCGCCGGCAAGCCGCACTGCCCGCAGTGCGGTGAGCCGATCAGCAAGCAGACCCCGCAGCAGATCGTCGACCAGGTGCTGGACATGGAGCAGGGCACCCGGTTCCAGGTGCTCGCCCCGGTCGTGCGCGGCCGCAAGGGCGAGTACGTCGACCTGTTCAGCAACCTGCAGCAGCAGGGCTACTCGCGGGCCCGCATCGACGGGCAGGTGTACTCGCTCACCGAGCCGCCGAAGCTGAAGAAGCAGGAGAAGCACCACATCGGTGTGGTGGTCGACCGGCTCACGGTCAAGACCTCCGCGAAGCAGCGGCTCACCGACTCCGTCGAAACCGCGCTGCGGCTGGCCGACGGCCTGGTCGAGCTGGAGTTCGTCGACCTGCCGGAGGGCGACGCGCACCGCGTCCGCGGGTTCTCCGAGAACCTGGCCTGCCCCAACGGGCACCCGCTGGCCATCGAGGACCTCGAACCCCGCTCGTTCTCGTTCAACTCGCCCTACGGCGCCTGCCCGGAGTGCACCGGCATCGGCATCCGCAAGGAGGTCGACCCGGAGCTGGTGGTGCCCGACGACGAGCTGTCGCTGGAGGACGGCGCCATCGCGCCGTGGTCCGGCGGGCAGAGCGCCGAGTACTTCCAGCGCCTGCTGGAGTCGCTGTCGGAGACCATCGGCTTCCGCATGGACACGCCGTGGCGCAGGCTGACGGCGAAGGCGCAGAAGGCGGTGCTGCACGGCGTCGACGACCAGGTGCACGTCCGCTACCGCAACCGGTACGGCCGCCAGCGCAGCTACTACGCCAGCTTCGAGGGCGTCATCCCGTTCCTGGAACGGCGCCTGGACCAGACCGAGTCCGAGTACATGCGTGAGCGCTACGAGGGCTACATGCGCGAGGTCCCGTGCCCCGCGTGCCAGGGCAGCAGGCTCAAGCCGGAGATCCTGGCGGTCACCCTCGAACACGGCGAGCGCGGTGACCGGTCCATCGCCGAGGTCTGCGCCCTGTCCATCGAGGAGGCATCGGAGTTCCTCGACGGCCTGAAGCTGGGGCAGCGCGAGGCGATGATCGCCGGCGCGGTGCTCAAGGAGATCCAGGCGCGGCTGCGCTTCCTGCTCGACGTCGGCCTGAACTACCTCTCGCTCGACCGCGCCTCGGCCACGCTGTCCGGTGGCGAGGCCCAGCGCATCCGGCTCGCGACCCAGATCGGGTCCGGTCTGGTCGGCGTGCTCTACGTGCTGGACGAGCCGTCGATCGGCCTGCACCAGCGGGACAACCGCCGCCTCATCGACACGCTGACGAGGCTGCGGGATCTGGGCAACACGCTGATCGTCGTCGAGCACGACGAGGACACCATCCGCTCCAGCGACTGGGTGGTCGACATCGGCCCGGGCGCGGGGGAGCACGGCGGCCACATCGTCCACAGTGGACCGTTCACCAAGCTGCTCAAGAACCGCAAGTCGCTGACCGGCGCGTACCTGGCGGGACGCGAGGAGATCCCGGTGCCGTCGATCCGGCGGCCGTCGAACAAGAAGCGGCAGCTGACCGTCGTGGGCGCGCGCGAGCACAACTTGCGCGGCGTGGACGTGTCGTTCCCGCTGGGCTGTCTGGTGTCGGTCACCGGGGTGTCCGGTTCCGGCAAGTCGACGCTGGTCAACGACATCCTCGCGACGGTGCTGGCGAACAAGCTCAACGGGGCCCGCCAGGTGCCCGGCCGTCACACCCGCGTGCGTGGCCTGGACCAGGTGGACAAGCTGGTGCGGGTCGACCAGTCGCCGATCGGCCGCACCCCGCGGTCCAACCCGGCCACCTACACCGGCGTGTGGGACCACGTGCGCAAGCTGTTCGCGGCCACCACCGAGGCGAAGGTTCGCGGTTACCAGCCGGGACGGTTCTCGTTCAACGTCAAGGGCGGCCGCTGCGAGGCGTGCGCGGGCGACGGCACGATCAAGATCGAGATGAACTTCCTGCCCGACGTGTACGTGCCGTGCGAGGTCTGCAAGGGCGCCCGGTACAACCGCGAGACGCTGGAGGTGCACTACAAGGGCAAGACGGTCTCCGACGTCCTCGACATGCCGATCGAGGAGGCCGCCGAGTTCTTCGAGCCGATCAAGGCGATCCACCGGCACCTGCAGACGCTGGTCGACGTGGGCCTGGGCTACGTGCGGCTCGGCCAGCCCGCGCCGACCCTGTCCGGTGGTGAGGCGCAGCGCGTGAAGCTCGCCAGCGAGCTGCAGAAGCGGTCCACCGGCAAGACGGTGTACGTGCTGGACGAGCCGACCACCGGCCTGCACTTCGAGGACATCCGCAAGCTGCTCGGCGTAATCAACGGCCTGGTCGACAAGGGCAACTCGGTGATCGTGATCGAGCACAACCTCGACGTGATCAAGACCTCGGACTGGGTCATCGACCTGGGCCCGGAGGGCGGTTCCGGCGGCGGCACGATCGTCGCCGAGGGCACGCCCGAGCACGTCGCCTCGGTCGGCGAGAGCTACACCGGCAAGTTCCTGCAGGACCTGCTCAACTGA